A region of the Candidatus Giovannonibacteria bacterium genome:
TGAAACCGCGTCTTTGCGAAATTCAATTTTGCTCATAGGAAGTACTTGCTTTTTCTTATGTTTCTGCTGATTTTAAAAACCTCCCAGAGCGTATGCAAGTAGCTGGAAAGGCGGACGGCCGTGCGCGGGTCATTTACCCAATTCGCGGGCACTATTCCTATTTTATAATTTAATTTTCTTGCAAGAGCCAGCGCCTCAACGTCAAAAGCCCAGCGGTTGACTTTGGCCAAAGAAAAAATCCGCTCGGCCGCGTAATCTCTAAACGCCTTAAAGCCGCACTGGGTATCCCAGATGCCCCGGACAGCCAAAAGTTGGATGTAAAGATTGCCTAAATTACCCAAGAGTTCTTTCCACAAGGGCTGGCGCACAACCAGTTTTGCTCCCTTGGCGTCCTTGGGGTCTCTAGAGCAAATCACAATATCGTATCCTCCGTCAAAAAGCGGGCGCATTTTGTCAAAATGGGAAATGTCCGTGGCGTTGTCCGCGTCGGCGAAAAGGCGAATTCGGCCGTTGGCGGCCAGCATCCCCTCGCGCACCGTATGCCCCTTGCCCATATTTTTTCCGCGGTCAATGAGCCGCAGGTTTTTAATCTCACCGGCCATCTTGTTTACAACCGCCGCCGTGCCGTCGCGCGAGCCGTCGTTTACAACCAAAATTTCGTAACTGTACGGCTGCGCGGCGAAATATTCATCAAACCTGCGCAATGTCTTCGGCAGACGTTCCGCCTCGTTATACGCAGGAATTATTACAGACAAGTAGATATCCGGTTTCGGCATAAGATTATTTTAACATAAAAAGAGAAAAGGGTCGGCTTTGCCGACCCCTTCGTTTCGAAAGGATAAAAGACAGAAGATACAAGATTAAGAAACTACCTCGCGGGGACGCAGAGAGTCGTGGGCGTGGGAAGGAGGGCACCCGTGAACGCCGAGCCCGCCGCCGTCCCAGCGGACACTCGGAATGCCGCCAACGTAATCGCGAGAGCCGGCGCAGTAAGTGGTGTTTTCGACATCGAGATGCTGGCCGGTTCCCAGATGATAAACGAGGCCGTGTAGAAGCCGCTCGGGAAGCGTCTCGGTAGCGAGTTTCATCTCGCGGACTTTATCAGCGGAGATGTTTTTCAACCTCTTGCTCGGCTCCTGGGTATCCTCAACCCATATAGCATAAGCGCCTTTTCGGGGGTCGCGTTCGTGTTCGGCCACTGCCTCGTCGAGATTCCCTCCGTATATTTTCCAACACGGGAAGTATTCACTGCTTTTGTCGAACAGGGGCTGGGATATCGCCGGCTCCGCGAGGACCAGCAGACAGTCAAATCCCTTCCGGCTCTCTGGTACAAACAGCCCGGAAACATCGAGGTTGTACTTAAAGAAGCCTCGGTAGAAAAACTCCCACCAGCGGAACCACCACTCCACCGAGACTTTCCTGTCTGCTTCGCTGAAAAGCCCGACAATCTTGCGAGCAAAGCCGGACTTTGCGTTCTGAACGAGGTCGGCCATTTGAGGAGAAAAACCAAACCTCCCCAAAGTAACCAGCATCTCATGCGGCTGACCACCAGAAAAATCCGATGGTCGATATATTCGGCTCGCGATTTTCATCGCACGCCTCCTTTCTTTTTTGTTAAATAACACGCCTTGCCTAGATCAAAGGCACTAGGTTCGCCCTATTTCAAACTATTCTAGCCCCATTATAGCAAATTAAGATATTGCTGTCAATATCTCCGCGCCATCTTTTGTTACCACAACCGTATGTTCAAAATGCGCCGCTCTTGAGCCGTCGCGGGTAAGCCACGTCCAGCCGTCGGCGGCGAGTTTAACTTTTGGGCTGCCGTCTGTTGCCATTGGTTCTAACGCAATCACCATTCCCTCTATTAACTCTGGCCCAGCGCCTCGTTTACCAAAATTCGGAATTTCTGGGTCTTCGTGCACAGCATGGCCTACGCCATGCCCAACAAGTTCGCGCACCACACTGAAACCCTGCCCGTCCGGCAAGCTGGCTTCTTTTTCTAAATACTTTTGAATCGCGTATCCGATATCGCCAACATGCGCCCCCACGCGGACCTCCGCGATGCCAATCTCCAAAGATTTTTTTGTTGCTTCAATTAATTTATTTGTCCCGCCGCCGACCAAAACCGTCAGCGCGGTATCTGTACATAGCCCTTCGTACCACATCCCTATATCCAATCCCACAATATCGCCGGCTTTCAAAACCCTGTCCGTCGGCAAGCCGTGCACCACTTCGTCGTTAATAGAAACGCAAAGCGAGCCCGGATAAGGCATGAGCGTGTCTTTTACTTTATACCCCTTAAATGACGGCTTGCCTCCGGCTTTTAAGATTAATTTCTCCGCAAGCGCGTCCAATTCTCTGGCAGAGACTCCGACAATTGCGCGGCGCGCGACTTCAGCCAAAACGGCGGCAAGTTTCTTGCCGCCTTCACGCAAAATTTCCAGC
Encoded here:
- a CDS encoding glycosyltransferase family 2 protein; translation: MPKPDIYLSVIIPAYNEAERLPKTLRRFDEYFAAQPYSYEILVVNDGSRDGTAAVVNKMAGEIKNLRLIDRGKNMGKGHTVREGMLAANGRIRLFADADNATDISHFDKMRPLFDGGYDIVICSRDPKDAKGAKLVVRQPLWKELLGNLGNLYIQLLAVRGIWDTQCGFKAFRDYAAERIFSLAKVNRWAFDVEALALARKLNYKIGIVPANWVNDPRTAVRLSSYLHTLWEVFKISRNIRKSKYFL
- the map gene encoding type I methionyl aminopeptidase, translating into MIIKNQKELEILREGGKKLAAVLAEVARRAIVGVSARELDALAEKLILKAGGKPSFKGYKVKDTLMPYPGSLCVSINDEVVHGLPTDRVLKAGDIVGLDIGMWYEGLCTDTALTVLVGGGTNKLIEATKKSLEIGIAEVRVGAHVGDIGYAIQKYLEKEASLPDGQGFSVVRELVGHGVGHAVHEDPEIPNFGKRGAGPELIEGMVIALEPMATDGSPKVKLAADGWTWLTRDGSRAAHFEHTVVVTKDGAEILTAIS